The genomic interval CTCAAGACTTGAAAAAATTACTGGATGAATTAGACATAACTTTTGAGAACACAGCCTATATGGGAGATGATTTAAATGATATTGGAGTTATGAAAAAAGTTGGCCTAACTGCTTGTCCTAAAGATTCTGTTGCAGAAGTTTTAGAAATTTGTGATTTTATTTCCAATAAAAATGGTGGAGATGCTGCTGTAAGAGAGTTTTTAGAGTTTATTATGAAAAAAAATGGTATGTGGCAAGAAGTTTTAAATAAATATTCAAATGAATAATTTATCTATTTAGTAATAGGAGGGTTAAGATGCTAAATTTTGAAAAAATTAATAATATGATTGATTTGATTGAAAAAAATGAAATTATGCCTGGTCTTAGTTTTAATGAATTTGCTATTGCTTTCTATCAAGAGGTAAAATTAGTTCCTCTTTCAAGATATTTAAAAACAAATAATAGAGCCAAGAGAATGCCTAAAATCATGACTATGAAAAAGGCTGGTGAGTTATTACTTTTTACCAAAACAGATGATGAAACTTTAAGTTTTCTAAAGAGAAAGGGTTATAACGAAATTCCTGAACTTGACTATAAAACTATGATGTTACTAAGAAGATTAGATCCTATTGATAATTGGAAGAAAATTTTAGCCTTCTTCGATGGTGACAAAACTGTTGAAGAAATTAATCTATCTACAAAACCTATTTTATTTCCACAAGAAATAAAAAAACTTGAAGAGTTCATTAAAGATGAATTAAGTATAGATGATGAGGAATTTGAAAAATTTATGAAATTGAGCTCTCTTGCTATAAAAAATAAAGAACTTACAAAAGCTATTAGAAAATTAACTAGATAAACATACAAAAATGGGAATACTGCTCAATATTCCCATTTTTTCAATTTCTTAAAATTTAACTTGTACTTCTTCTCTTGCCATATCATTTGCTTTAAATAATTCTGCATTGTGATAGTTAAAGAATCCTGCAAATAAACTTCCAGGGAACATTTGTATAGCTTGATTATACTCAGTCACTGTATCATTATAAAATTGTCTAGCAAATCTAATTTTATTTTCAACTTCCACTAGTTGTCCTTGTAAATTTTCAAAACCTGTATTTGCCTTTAATTCAGGATATGCTTCTGATATAGCAAAAAGTCTTCCTAAAAATCCACTTAATTGGTTATTTGCTTCCATTTTTTCAGCTGCTGTATTTGCAGACATATACTTTGCCTTTGCATTTGCTATTCCTTCAAAAGTTTCCTTTTCATGTTTAGCATAACCTTTAACTGTTTCAACTAAATTTGGAACAAGACTGAATCTATTTTGCATTTGTACATCAATTTGACTCCAAGCATTTTTCACTCTATTATCCAAAACAACAAACTTGTTTTTATAGCTTATAGCTAATAAAGCTAAAACTACAACTACTGCCAATACTATTCCTAATACTACCATTTTTCCTCCTATTTTTTATTTATATATGAAGGCTTCTTTGTTAAAAAGCTCCTCCTCCTCCACGAGAACCTCCTCCACCTGATGAACGAGAACTAAATCCTCCTCCTCCACCTGATGAGCTAGATCTTCTACTTGAAGCAATAGCAGAACTTGCTCCTGAATTTGTTCTACTAACCATACCATTTAAATTGCTAAATGAACGACTAAACATAGGATTAAATATAGGTGAATATGCAAGACTATTCACTCCTTGAACATCATTTATAACTCCCATATCTAATGCTTTTTTATATGCTTTTACAACTTTTTCAGATACACCTAAAGCTACAGCATAGACAAAATATTGTTCCCATAGATGAACCGATGTTATCTTTGCTTCCTCTAATTGTGAATAATCTGATAGAAAATTTTTAAATGCTTGCCATTTATCTTTGGCTTCAGCCAATTCTTTTCTAGGATATCTTGCTTTAGCTCCAGAAACAAATAAAATAATACCCATAACTACTATTAATAAGAACATTTTATTTCCTGTAATCATTCCTATAACAAGTCCTGCAAAAGTAAAAATCATTGGAAAGAAAGCAAAGAAAATTACTCCTAAGCATCCTAAGCCCTGATAAGTTAGATTTTTTCTGTTCATTTCAGACTGTACCATTGCTCTCCATTTTTCAAATTTTCTAGCAACTGACATAGGTACTTTTTGAAAGAATCCAAAACTCTTTAAATCTAATGATTTTCCATCTCCAAAATCATTTATATAGATATCTACTATAGCTTTTTCTTGAGCAGATAAATTTTCTGTACTTCCTGTCAGCATTATTATAGAATTTTTATCTGAATTTTCAAGAGTTAAAACTTTTCTTCTAACTAAATCTACAATAGTTGCAAGTATCTCATTATCATTGATACTATTTGTCATGAAACCTCCAACAAGAGCTGGTGAAGAATTATCAGGTAATTCTCTTAAGTATTTTCCAACACTATTTTTTACCTTATTCTTTCTTTTGAAAATTACATGAATA from Fusobacterium pseudoperiodonticum carries:
- a CDS encoding KdsC family phosphatase, with the protein product MKNIKILVLDVDGTLTDGKIYVDDKDNSFKAFNVKDGFALVNWLKLGGEVAILTGKKSNIVERRAKELGIKYVIQGSKNKTQDLKKLLDELDITFENTAYMGDDLNDIGVMKKVGLTACPKDSVAEVLEICDFISNKNGGDAAVREFLEFIMKKNGMWQEVLNKYSNE
- a CDS encoding LemA family protein is translated as MVVLGIVLAVVVVLALLAISYKNKFVVLDNRVKNAWSQIDVQMQNRFSLVPNLVETVKGYAKHEKETFEGIANAKAKYMSANTAAEKMEANNQLSGFLGRLFAISEAYPELKANTGFENLQGQLVEVENKIRFARQFYNDTVTEYNQAIQMFPGSLFAGFFNYHNAELFKANDMAREEVQVKF
- a CDS encoding DUF2207 domain-containing protein, with product MKKNILRIFLFFLISIVSFAASFRIEKLDIEANLQKDGSMVVSEAVTYDIDEINGVYFDIDAKGFGELEYIQVFEDDSTGGFKEVDSSNYEVSVSDELYRIKLYSKNHNNRRTFKFVYKLPEAITVYDDVAQFNRKMVGQEWQQGINYITAKVIIPVSASYDNSNILVFGHGPLTGEVDKEGNTVVYKLNNYYPGDFLEAHILMEPEIFSEYNKSKIVHKDMKQKLLDMEAKLADEANAERDKAIRQQEMINKVFEKPGLIFGVLSSIWGALMYYIHVIFKRKNKVKNSVGKYLRELPDNSSPALVGGFMTNSINDNEILATIVDLVRRKVLTLENSDKNSIIMLTGSTENLSAQEKAIVDIYINDFGDGKSLDLKSFGFFQKVPMSVARKFEKWRAMVQSEMNRKNLTYQGLGCLGVIFFAFFPMIFTFAGLVIGMITGNKMFLLIVVMGIILFVSGAKARYPRKELAEAKDKWQAFKNFLSDYSQLEEAKITSVHLWEQYFVYAVALGVSEKVVKAYKKALDMGVINDVQGVNSLAYSPIFNPMFSRSFSNLNGMVSRTNSGASSAIASSRRSSSSGGGGGFSSRSSGGGGSRGGGGAF